The following proteins are encoded in a genomic region of Pseudodesulfovibrio mercurii:
- a CDS encoding ABC transporter permease, translating to MSAPSAVLSRNRGYAISCAVFAVLLLLVGYPALTVLVESLRPGGEWGLAAYARLWEGPRLRAMVGSSLGVALAGSLAASLMGGALAVVVAKTDAPLKRLMGATALLPIILPGFVTSIAYIFLFGRNGLITYRWLHISWDVYSWKSVLVLQALDQTTTAFLLSLAALRHIDPALEEAAGSLGAGPWRVLRTITLALASPLGAAAFLLNFMHSMSDFGTPLVVGGPFDTLASASYTQLIGRYDAASASALNVILLGFCLLAYSGYGALESRFGRDRVMDQSRPVARLDLGWPGRAVWAVCLLFSVYMLALLGAVLLAAFTRNAGNSFAPTLEYFQTVFTRGFASTRNTLVFSLAVGALSALGGQVLAYLVKRVRIPGARLLDVMATLPFAVPGTFIGVGYALAFNRPPLILTGTWAIVVLNLVVRKLPMGLRAGASVLARQNRAQEEASLCLGASRTRTFLRVVLPSVRTAMLAGGLYAFVTSVQALGSIIFIITPGTRLLSVDVFEAVVRGEVGQAAAFSTIMLAMAGAGAALIVLASTRNRKRNELDDRLPFPGRG from the coding sequence ATGTCCGCGCCCAGCGCCGTTCTTTCCCGCAACAGGGGGTATGCGATCTCCTGCGCGGTCTTTGCCGTGCTCCTCCTGCTGGTGGGCTATCCGGCCCTGACCGTACTGGTCGAGAGCCTGCGCCCCGGCGGGGAGTGGGGGCTGGCCGCCTACGCCCGGCTGTGGGAGGGGCCGCGCCTGCGGGCCATGGTCGGGTCGAGCCTGGGCGTGGCCCTGGCCGGGTCCCTGGCCGCCTCGCTCATGGGCGGGGCCCTGGCCGTGGTCGTGGCCAAGACCGACGCGCCCCTGAAACGGCTCATGGGGGCCACGGCGCTCCTGCCCATCATCCTGCCCGGCTTCGTCACCTCCATCGCCTACATCTTTCTCTTCGGGCGCAACGGGCTGATCACCTACCGCTGGCTGCACATCTCCTGGGACGTGTACAGCTGGAAGAGCGTGCTGGTCCTCCAGGCCCTGGACCAGACCACCACGGCCTTTCTCCTGTCCCTGGCCGCCCTGCGCCACATCGACCCCGCCCTGGAGGAGGCCGCCGGGAGCCTGGGGGCCGGGCCGTGGCGCGTGCTGCGGACCATCACCCTGGCCCTGGCCTCGCCGCTCGGCGCGGCCGCCTTCCTGCTCAACTTCATGCACTCCATGTCCGACTTCGGCACCCCGCTGGTGGTCGGCGGGCCCTTCGACACCCTGGCCTCGGCCTCCTACACCCAGCTCATCGGGCGCTACGACGCGGCCTCGGCCTCGGCCCTGAACGTGATCCTGCTCGGCTTCTGCCTGCTGGCCTATTCGGGCTACGGGGCGCTGGAGTCGCGCTTCGGCCGCGACCGGGTCATGGATCAGTCCCGGCCCGTGGCCCGGCTGGACCTGGGCTGGCCGGGCCGGGCGGTCTGGGCCGTCTGTCTGCTCTTCTCCGTGTACATGCTCGCCCTGCTCGGGGCCGTGCTCCTGGCCGCCTTCACGCGCAACGCGGGGAATTCGTTCGCGCCCACCCTGGAATACTTCCAGACCGTGTTCACGCGCGGCTTCGCCAGTACCCGCAATACCCTGGTCTTCTCCCTGGCCGTGGGCGCGCTGTCCGCCCTGGGCGGGCAGGTCCTGGCCTACCTGGTCAAGCGGGTGCGCATCCCCGGCGCGCGCCTGCTGGACGTCATGGCCACCCTGCCCTTCGCCGTGCCCGGCACCTTCATCGGCGTGGGCTACGCCCTGGCCTTCAACCGGCCGCCGCTCATCCTGACCGGCACCTGGGCCATCGTGGTCCTCAACCTGGTGGTCCGCAAACTGCCCATGGGGCTGCGCGCCGGGGCCTCGGTCCTGGCCCGCCAGAACCGGGCCCAGGAGGAGGCCTCCCTCTGCCTGGGCGCGTCGCGCACCCGGACCTTCCTGCGCGTGGTCCTGCCCTCGGTGCGCACGGCCATGCTGGCGGGCGGGCTGTACGCCTTCGTCACCTCGGTCCAGGCCCTGGGGTCCATCATCTTCATCATCACGCCGGGCACGCGGCTCTTGTCCGTGGACGTGTTCGAGGCCGTGGTCCGGGGCGAAGTGGGCCAGGCAGCGGCCTTTTCCACCATCATGCTGGCCATGGCGGGCGCGGGCGCGGCCCTCATCGTCCTGGCCTCAACCCGAAACAGGAAGCGCAATGAACTCGACGACCGACTCCCGTTCCCCGGCCGGGGCTGA
- a CDS encoding ABC transporter substrate-binding protein, with translation MRTFKFAALAAALIAAVCLSAGAVRAEEKKLTMYVAYGGPEIIAQQFEAATGIKVEFLTMSSGEVLTRLRAEKANPGADVWFGGGSDAFIQAKKEGLTAPFKAPNASRVDKAFKDPDGYWTGVSLVVVGFLANKDRLAGKGLEVPMTWDELASPDYRDEVSASNLNTSGTAYTTVSGILQIKGEKAGWPFLDKLYANIPFLTKSGSAPGKMALSGEFAVGIAPDPHILANKNPDAPLAVVYPTDGVLAWPSPVSIVAGARHPENAGKFVDWCLSPEGQKVLMQASPRVPTTDVEPLPGVPRLSDLNLVAYDILHWGNERERVVAEFNKRFPKYQ, from the coding sequence ATGCGCACATTCAAGTTCGCGGCCCTGGCGGCCGCCCTGATCGCGGCGGTCTGCCTGAGCGCGGGCGCGGTCCGGGCCGAGGAAAAGAAACTGACCATGTACGTTGCCTACGGCGGGCCCGAGATCATCGCCCAGCAATTCGAGGCGGCCACCGGCATCAAGGTGGAATTTCTGACCATGTCGTCGGGCGAGGTGCTCACCCGGCTGCGGGCCGAGAAGGCCAATCCCGGCGCGGACGTCTGGTTCGGCGGCGGGTCCGACGCCTTTATCCAGGCAAAGAAGGAGGGGCTGACCGCGCCCTTCAAGGCCCCCAACGCGAGCCGCGTGGACAAGGCCTTCAAGGACCCGGACGGCTACTGGACCGGCGTGTCCCTGGTGGTGGTCGGCTTCCTGGCCAACAAGGACCGGCTGGCGGGCAAGGGCCTCGAAGTCCCCATGACCTGGGACGAGCTGGCCTCGCCCGACTACCGCGACGAGGTCTCGGCCTCCAACCTGAACACCTCGGGCACGGCCTACACCACGGTCTCCGGCATCCTCCAGATCAAGGGCGAGAAGGCGGGCTGGCCGTTCCTGGACAAGCTCTACGCCAACATCCCGTTCCTGACCAAGTCCGGTTCGGCCCCGGGCAAGATGGCCCTGTCCGGCGAGTTCGCCGTGGGCATCGCCCCGGATCCGCACATCCTGGCGAACAAGAACCCGGACGCGCCCCTGGCCGTGGTCTACCCGACCGACGGCGTCCTGGCCTGGCCCTCGCCCGTGTCCATCGTCGCGGGCGCCAGGCATCCGGAGAACGCCGGGAAGTTCGTGGACTGGTGCCTGAGCCCCGAGGGCCAGAAGGTCCTCATGCAGGCCTCGCCGCGCGTGCCGACCACGGACGTGGAGCCCCTGCCCGGCGTGCCCCGGCTGTCCGACCTCAACCTCGTGGCCTACGACATTCTGCACTGGGGCAACGAGCGCGAGCGGGTGGTCGCCGAGTTCAACAAGCGCTTCCCCAAGTATCAATAG
- a CDS encoding putative quinol monooxygenase, translating into MAKTYVTAVITAREGCAAALESELRKVVDAVRAEPGCLRYDLHRAGGVFLFYEIWASPAHLEAHGRTPHMAAMHAATADLTARPSEVALWEAVETAG; encoded by the coding sequence ATGGCAAAGACCTACGTAACGGCCGTGATCACGGCCAGGGAGGGCTGCGCGGCGGCCCTGGAAAGCGAACTGCGCAAGGTGGTGGACGCGGTCCGTGCCGAACCCGGCTGCCTGCGCTACGACCTGCACCGCGCGGGCGGCGTCTTCCTCTTCTATGAAATATGGGCGAGTCCGGCCCACCTTGAGGCCCACGGCCGCACCCCGCACATGGCCGCCATGCATGCGGCCACCGCGGACCTGACCGCCCGTCCGTCCGAGGTCGCCCTCTGGGAGGCGGTCGAGACGGCCGGATAG
- a CDS encoding RNA polymerase sigma factor has translation MPVHMDDEEVIERILDGDRDAFALLLRRHESHVSRLVAAHVPPDQAAEVAHEAFIRAYRGLPGYRPIKPFRNWLTTVTLRCCKDYWRREYRNREAPVCDLSEDGQRWLDTALAANSTEAFETLARQRELGEVLDAVLNMLSPMDRMVMTLSYLEERPTSETAEMLGISVPNVKVRAFRAKRKLKGFLKRYGIQGEEHEA, from the coding sequence ATGCCCGTACACATGGACGACGAAGAGGTCATCGAGCGCATCCTCGATGGCGACCGGGACGCGTTTGCGCTCCTGCTCAGGCGGCACGAGAGCCACGTCTCCCGGCTGGTGGCCGCCCACGTCCCCCCGGACCAGGCGGCCGAGGTGGCGCACGAGGCGTTCATCCGCGCCTACCGGGGGTTGCCGGGGTACCGGCCGATCAAGCCGTTCCGCAACTGGCTGACCACGGTGACCCTGCGCTGCTGCAAGGATTACTGGCGGCGGGAATACCGGAACAGGGAAGCTCCGGTGTGCGACCTGAGCGAGGACGGGCAGCGCTGGCTGGACACGGCCCTGGCCGCGAACTCGACCGAGGCCTTCGAGACCCTGGCCCGGCAACGCGAACTGGGCGAGGTCCTGGACGCGGTCCTGAACATGCTTTCACCCATGGACCGCATGGTCATGACCTTAAGCTATCTGGAGGAACGGCCGACCAGTGAGACGGCCGAGATGCTCGGCATCAGCGTGCCCAACGTCAAGGTGCGCGCCTTCCGGGCCAAACGGAAACTCAAGGGCTTTCTCAAACGCTACGGCATCCAAGGAGAGGAGCATGAAGCGTAG
- a CDS encoding PEP-CTERM sorting domain-containing protein, translated as MKRIAGVLLALVLTLGLAGTGHATVINLNSWSQAGVAANGDWTVSSDGTSVYQSVNSDATYFVSGIDYIDTLFQGSFGVETTADDDYIGFVFGWNGLNDYYLLDWKQTTQLSSSLGLAIEGFTLSKISGSDVNLWSHTGSGIEVLATAYGEDMGWLDNALNTIVLDYSANSLTVTVNGDLIFSLTGSFEAGEFGFYNFSQTAVRYKDFTATTRNTATPVPEPATFALLAAGLLGLAGCVRRRNRR; from the coding sequence ATGAAACGGATTGCGGGAGTGTTGCTGGCGCTGGTGCTGACCCTGGGCCTGGCCGGAACCGGTCATGCCACGGTCATCAACCTGAACTCATGGTCGCAGGCGGGAGTCGCCGCCAATGGGGACTGGACCGTTTCGTCCGACGGCACCAGCGTGTACCAGAGCGTCAACAGCGACGCCACGTACTTCGTGAGCGGCATCGACTACATCGACACCCTGTTCCAGGGGAGCTTCGGGGTGGAGACCACCGCCGACGACGACTACATCGGGTTCGTGTTCGGCTGGAACGGCCTGAACGACTACTACCTGCTCGACTGGAAACAGACGACCCAGCTGTCCTCCTCCCTGGGGCTGGCCATTGAGGGATTCACCCTTTCGAAGATCTCGGGCAGCGACGTCAACCTGTGGTCCCACACCGGCAGCGGCATCGAGGTCCTGGCCACGGCCTACGGCGAGGACATGGGCTGGCTCGACAACGCGCTCAACACCATTGTCCTGGATTACTCCGCGAACAGCCTGACCGTCACGGTCAACGGCGATCTCATCTTTTCCCTGACCGGTTCCTTCGAGGCGGGCGAATTCGGCTTCTACAACTTCTCGCAGACCGCGGTGCGCTACAAGGACTTCACGGCGACGACCCGCAACACGGCCACGCCCGTGCCCGAACCCGCCACCTTCGCCCTGCTGGCCGCCGGGCTGCTGGGCCTGGCGGGCTGCGTCCGCCGCCGGAACAGGCGCTGA
- a CDS encoding CGGC domain-containing protein — translation MEKILIIGCRNTMDDVCIGCSRCLVAFNRREGQFARYKDKEAEVLGILNCGGCPGASIVQRLAQVKLWNVPLQEQPTVIHIGPCLSDHCTHADDVITKIQAKSGLEVVEGTHPYMPEKIWS, via the coding sequence ATGGAAAAGATTCTCATCATCGGATGCCGGAATACCATGGACGACGTCTGCATCGGCTGTTCCCGCTGCCTGGTGGCCTTCAACCGGCGCGAGGGGCAGTTCGCGCGCTACAAGGACAAGGAGGCCGAGGTCCTGGGCATCCTCAACTGCGGCGGCTGTCCGGGCGCGTCCATCGTTCAGCGGCTGGCCCAGGTCAAGCTCTGGAACGTGCCCCTTCAGGAGCAGCCCACCGTGATCCACATCGGCCCGTGTCTGTCAGACCACTGCACCCACGCCGACGACGTGATCACCAAGATTCAGGCCAAGTCCGGCCTGGAGGTCGTCGAGGGCACCCACCCGTACATGCCCGAAAAGATCTGGTCCTGA
- the hmcA gene encoding sulfate respiration complex hexadecaheme cytochrome HmcA — protein MANGKRILRLTAIVIALAGVLGFQLEAMGMLDAADQAAGRPDVIMIDTIAGLETLEQPAAVFRHDAHTKALKDQGMSCESCHKKDDKGNLALTFDRRADGASPETTASGLKDLYHNGCISCHVESADKGFKSGPKAGECRSCHQERPEAADRVPAGMDNALHFVHWDSKVIPADPGKETNCQACHKKAGEEDSWRFSEAAKTEPLKDVFHSQCVTCHERFAEAKADRTGPVQCAGCHGETETAARAVELAKNLKAMGGTLPRLPRKQPDAALLAPETKPEAVNEKPVGMAPVAFDHKLHEAETASCLTCHKDGVNAKLAPSFEALHDVADPASCVGCHVQEQQKPECAGCHAARPAAKALSQDACATCHNVKAESGLLMAAAPLNPAAMSKDEKAAEAARVIAQRPETQAVVAERDIPEFVTIAGLADKYQPSKMPHRKIVMTLYKGMRGSKLAATFHTTPQAICAGCHHNAPASLTPPKCASCHGKPFETEGKPGLKAAYHGQCMTCHKEMKLEKPAATNCVACHEKKTN, from the coding sequence ATGGCAAACGGTAAACGGATACTGCGATTGACCGCCATCGTGATCGCGCTGGCCGGGGTGCTCGGCTTCCAGCTGGAAGCCATGGGCATGCTCGACGCCGCGGACCAGGCCGCCGGACGGCCGGATGTGATCATGATCGACACCATCGCCGGGCTGGAGACACTGGAGCAACCCGCGGCCGTGTTCCGGCACGACGCGCACACCAAGGCCCTGAAGGACCAGGGCATGAGCTGCGAATCCTGCCACAAGAAGGACGACAAGGGGAACCTGGCCCTGACCTTCGACCGGCGGGCGGACGGGGCGTCCCCCGAGACGACCGCGTCCGGGCTCAAGGACCTGTACCACAACGGCTGCATTTCCTGCCACGTTGAGAGCGCGGACAAGGGTTTCAAGTCCGGCCCCAAGGCGGGCGAGTGCCGCAGCTGTCACCAGGAGCGGCCCGAAGCCGCCGACCGGGTCCCGGCGGGCATGGACAACGCGCTCCACTTCGTCCACTGGGACTCCAAGGTCATCCCGGCCGATCCCGGCAAGGAGACCAACTGCCAGGCCTGCCACAAGAAGGCGGGCGAAGAGGATTCCTGGCGCTTCTCCGAGGCGGCCAAAACCGAGCCCCTCAAGGACGTCTTCCACAGCCAGTGCGTGACCTGCCATGAGCGCTTCGCCGAGGCCAAGGCCGACCGGACCGGCCCGGTGCAGTGCGCCGGCTGTCACGGCGAGACGGAAACCGCCGCGCGCGCGGTGGAGCTGGCCAAAAACCTGAAGGCCATGGGCGGCACCCTGCCGCGCCTGCCGCGCAAGCAGCCCGACGCCGCGCTCCTGGCCCCCGAGACCAAGCCCGAGGCGGTGAACGAAAAGCCCGTGGGCATGGCCCCGGTGGCCTTCGACCACAAGCTGCACGAGGCCGAAACCGCGTCCTGCCTGACCTGCCACAAGGACGGCGTCAACGCCAAGCTGGCCCCCTCCTTCGAAGCCCTGCACGACGTGGCCGACCCGGCCTCCTGCGTGGGCTGCCACGTCCAGGAACAGCAGAAGCCCGAATGCGCGGGCTGCCACGCGGCCCGTCCGGCCGCCAAGGCGCTGTCCCAGGACGCCTGCGCCACCTGCCACAACGTCAAGGCCGAGTCCGGCCTGCTCATGGCCGCCGCGCCCCTGAACCCGGCCGCCATGTCCAAGGATGAGAAAGCGGCCGAGGCCGCCAGGGTCATCGCGCAGCGTCCCGAGACCCAGGCCGTGGTCGCGGAGCGGGACATCCCCGAGTTCGTGACCATCGCCGGGCTGGCCGACAAGTACCAGCCGAGCAAGATGCCCCACCGCAAGATCGTCATGACCCTGTACAAGGGCATGCGGGGCAGCAAGCTGGCCGCGACCTTCCACACCACTCCCCAGGCCATCTGCGCCGGTTGCCACCACAACGCCCCGGCCAGTCTGACGCCGCCCAAGTGCGCCTCCTGCCACGGCAAGCCCTTCGAGACCGAAGGCAAGCCCGGCCTCAAGGCCGCGTACCACGGCCAGTGCATGACCTGTCACAAAGAAATGAAGCTCGAAAAGCCCGCCGCCACCAACTGTGTCGCGTGCCACGAGAAGAAAACCAACTAG
- the hmcB gene encoding sulfate respiration complex iron-sulfur protein HmcB produces MLRRTFLGLLGAAGASAALATPAKAANKHFGPHPDTHGVLFDATRCIGCRQCEQACNEVNELPAPARPFDDLTVLDTERRTDDKTFTVVNKYQTSKGPVFRKTQCNHCLEPACASACFVKAFKKQPNGAVTYDASVCVGCRYCMVACPFSIPAYEYDEPLTPRVRKCTMCYPRLQEGKLPGCVEKCPKEALTFGLRADLIQIARKRIETYPERYVDHIYGEHEMGGTSWMYLSSVPFSEIGMREDLGTASAPELTAGPLATVPMVVGLWPVLLGGIYAVSQRNAKVANAERVKAVKDALTKAGEEAEKKLHEELGKAEQASQRRIEVEVKKAVEEALAPKEEDAGTNEEES; encoded by the coding sequence ATGTTACGCAGAACCTTCCTCGGATTGTTGGGCGCCGCGGGCGCGAGCGCAGCGCTGGCCACCCCGGCCAAGGCCGCGAACAAGCACTTCGGCCCGCACCCCGACACCCACGGCGTGCTCTTTGACGCCACCCGTTGCATCGGCTGCCGCCAGTGCGAGCAGGCCTGCAACGAAGTCAACGAACTGCCCGCCCCGGCCCGGCCGTTCGACGACCTGACCGTGCTCGACACCGAGCGCCGGACCGACGACAAGACCTTCACCGTGGTCAACAAGTACCAGACCTCCAAGGGCCCGGTCTTCCGCAAGACCCAGTGCAACCACTGCCTGGAGCCGGCCTGCGCCTCGGCCTGCTTCGTCAAGGCCTTCAAGAAGCAGCCCAACGGCGCGGTGACCTACGACGCCTCGGTCTGCGTGGGCTGCCGCTACTGCATGGTGGCCTGCCCGTTCTCGATCCCGGCCTACGAATACGACGAGCCCCTGACCCCGAGGGTGCGCAAGTGCACCATGTGCTACCCGCGCCTTCAGGAGGGCAAGCTCCCCGGCTGCGTGGAGAAATGTCCCAAGGAGGCCCTGACCTTCGGTCTGCGCGCCGACCTGATCCAGATCGCCCGCAAGCGCATCGAGACCTACCCCGAGCGCTACGTGGACCACATCTACGGCGAGCACGAGATGGGCGGCACCAGCTGGATGTACCTGTCCAGCGTGCCGTTCAGCGAGATCGGCATGCGCGAGGACCTGGGCACCGCGTCCGCCCCCGAGCTGACCGCCGGTCCCCTGGCCACCGTGCCCATGGTCGTGGGCTTGTGGCCCGTGCTCCTGGGCGGCATCTACGCCGTCAGCCAGCGCAACGCCAAGGTGGCCAACGCCGAACGCGTCAAGGCGGTCAAGGACGCCCTGACCAAGGCGGGCGAAGAGGCCGAAAAGAAGCTTCACGAGGAGCTGGGCAAGGCCGAGCAGGCCAGCCAGCGGCGCATCGAGGTCGAGGTCAAGAAGGCCGTCGAGGAGGCGCTCGCTCCCAAGGAAGAGGACGCCGGAACCAACGAGGAGGAGTCCTAG
- the hmcC gene encoding sulfate respiration complex protein HmcC: MSVETTAVAKKSLFTPFNLIAAVILAAGLVVTVMRFTGGLGSVTNLDQNNPWGLWIGFDLLCGVALAAGGYTTSAACYLFGLKKYHAGVRPAILTAFLGYALVVFALGYDVGRPWRLPYPIFVQQGTTSLLFEVGLCVMIYLTVLFIEFTPAMFEWLGMRKIRNIVVKMTLALTILGVVLSTLHQSSLGALYTIVPSKLHPLWYSLYLPVFFFVSSICAGMSMVIFEGTLSHKPMHHLMDKEYLDNHDGLILGFGKATSLVLFGYFAIKVIGLAYDNNWHYLTTGYGAWYLVEMLGFVALPSFLYAVGARDRNLTIIRWAAGLTVLGIIVNRFNISMVAFNWQLPAAQRYFPSWGEITISLFVVTIGVLAFRFISTRMPIFYEHPDYKGEH, from the coding sequence ATGTCTGTCGAAACCACTGCGGTCGCGAAGAAATCCCTCTTCACGCCGTTCAATCTCATTGCAGCGGTCATTCTCGCCGCCGGGCTGGTGGTCACGGTGATGCGCTTCACCGGCGGACTCGGGTCCGTCACCAACCTGGACCAGAACAACCCCTGGGGCCTCTGGATCGGCTTCGACCTGTTGTGCGGCGTGGCCCTGGCCGCGGGCGGCTACACCACCTCCGCCGCCTGCTACCTCTTCGGCCTGAAGAAGTACCACGCGGGCGTGCGCCCGGCCATCCTGACCGCCTTCCTGGGCTACGCCCTGGTGGTCTTCGCCCTGGGCTACGACGTGGGCCGTCCGTGGCGGCTGCCCTATCCCATTTTCGTCCAGCAGGGCACCACGTCCCTGCTCTTCGAGGTGGGCCTCTGCGTCATGATCTACCTGACCGTGCTGTTCATCGAATTCACGCCCGCCATGTTCGAGTGGCTGGGCATGAGGAAGATCCGCAACATCGTGGTCAAGATGACCCTGGCCCTGACCATCCTGGGCGTGGTCCTGTCCACGCTGCACCAGTCCTCCCTGGGCGCGCTGTACACCATCGTGCCCTCGAAACTGCACCCGCTGTGGTACTCCCTGTACCTCCCGGTGTTCTTCTTCGTGTCGAGCATCTGCGCGGGCATGTCCATGGTCATCTTCGAAGGCACCCTCTCCCACAAGCCCATGCACCACTTGATGGACAAGGAGTACCTGGACAACCACGACGGCCTGATCCTGGGTTTCGGCAAGGCCACTTCCCTCGTGCTGTTCGGGTACTTCGCCATCAAGGTCATCGGCCTGGCCTACGACAACAACTGGCACTACCTGACCACCGGCTACGGCGCGTGGTACCTGGTTGAGATGCTCGGTTTCGTGGCCCTGCCGTCCTTCCTGTACGCCGTGGGCGCGCGGGACAGGAACCTGACCATCATCCGCTGGGCCGCGGGCCTGACCGTGCTCGGCATCATCGTCAACCGGTTCAACATCTCCATGGTCGCCTTCAACTGGCAGCTCCCGGCCGCGCAGCGGTACTTCCCGAGCTGGGGCGAGATCACCATCTCCCTGTTCGTGGTGACCATCGGCGTGTTGGCCTTCCGGTTCATCAGCACCAGGATGCCCATCTTCTACGAGCATCCCGACTACAAGGGCGAACACTAG
- the hmcD gene encoding sulfate respiration complex protein HmcD, which produces MEFYTLQDYYTFTKGTVYLLMGGILVAATLYWRFLMGGNKKDD; this is translated from the coding sequence ATGGAATTCTACACTCTCCAAGACTACTACACCTTCACCAAGGGGACCGTGTACCTGCTCATGGGCGGCATCCTGGTGGCGGCGACGCTGTACTGGCGCTTCCTCATGGGCGGCAATAAGAAGGACGACTAG
- the hmcE gene encoding sulfate respiration complex protein HmcE codes for MYDFLTGPMLWATFIVSLGGLLVRTVMYVKGLNWQLDRVAYRPNMKYGIRGGVRSILAFIIPFKARLWQTRPGFTLIFFAFHIGLLVTPVFLEAHNVMFRNAFGFSLPALPTGVADGLAWVCLVGALFLLLRRIAFPEVRILTTVYDYLLLVITVMPFITGLIARYEMGNYDFWLAAHIISGEIWLLALPFTKLSHVALFFMSRMQLGMDYGIKRGGMKGTDMAW; via the coding sequence ATGTACGATTTCCTGACCGGGCCGATGCTTTGGGCGACGTTCATCGTCAGCCTGGGCGGCCTGCTCGTTCGCACCGTGATGTATGTCAAGGGCCTCAACTGGCAGCTCGACCGCGTGGCGTACCGTCCCAACATGAAATACGGCATCCGGGGGGGCGTGCGCTCCATCCTGGCCTTCATCATCCCGTTCAAGGCCCGGCTGTGGCAGACCCGCCCCGGCTTCACCCTCATCTTCTTCGCCTTCCACATCGGGCTGCTGGTCACCCCGGTCTTCCTGGAGGCGCACAACGTGATGTTCAGGAACGCCTTCGGCTTCAGCCTGCCCGCCCTGCCCACCGGGGTGGCGGACGGCCTGGCCTGGGTCTGCCTGGTGGGCGCCCTGTTCCTGCTGCTCAGGCGCATCGCCTTCCCCGAAGTGCGCATCCTGACCACCGTCTACGACTACCTGCTGCTGGTCATCACGGTGATGCCGTTCATCACCGGCCTGATCGCCCGCTACGAGATGGGGAACTACGACTTCTGGCTGGCCGCGCACATCATCAGCGGCGAAATCTGGCTTCTGGCCCTGCCCTTCACCAAGCTCAGCCACGTGGCGCTGTTCTTCATGTCCCGCATGCAGCTGGGCATGGACTACGGCATCAAGCGCGGCGGCATGAAGGGTACGGACATGGCCTGGTAA